Within the Rhizobium favelukesii genome, the region GACGGCAGACGAATTGCACTCGAAGGCAGTCATCTTACTTTCCGACGCGAACATCTTCGACACGCTGAGCAACACCAACGGCCACGGTCCTCTGCGGAGATTGCTGGCCTCTCTCTGCTAGCCCGAGCCTGATTTCTCTTCCCTGTGCCTGCCCGCTTCGCGAATGAAGCGGGCTTTTTCATTGCGGCCCCCCTCTCTGACGGCAGCTCGGGAGTTTATTCACAGAAATGTGAAAGGGGGATCGATAGGTGGTTCGTCAATATCAGCAAGCACTGCAATTAATTGATTTTGCTAAACAATCTACGAAAAGAATGGTGCCGCTTACGTGACTCGAACACGTGACCCCATCATTACGAATGATGTGCTCTACCGACTGAGCTAAAGCGGCAATCCCTGCGGCCGAACGATGCGGCCCGCGATTTGCATGGGGCTGATACAGGCATTGTTTGAAGATTTCAAGCGCCCTGTCATCTCTTCGGCAAAAAAGAACGACGCTGTGGAAATCCGTTGCCGGTCTCTAGAGCGACAGTCGCGCCCGGGCAGCCGCGTATTCCGCTTCGAGCCGATCGACAAGCGTGTTGACCGGTTCGATCGCCTTGATGGCGGCGATGCCTTGTCCGCTGCCCCAAATGTCCTTCCATGCCTTGGCGCCGCCGACGGCCTGTTCGAAATCCATTTTCGAGGGATCGGCGACCGGTAGGTTGTCGGGGTCGAGGCCGACTGCCCTGACCGACGGTTTGAGGTAGTTGCCGTGCACGCCGGTGAAGTAGTTGGAGTAGACGATGTCGTTCGCCATGCCATCGACGATGGCCTGCTTGTAGGCTTCAGAGGCGCGTGCCTCTTCGGTTGCGACGAAAGGCGTGCCGATATAGGCCATGTCGGCTCCCATGGCCTGCGCCGCGAGGATCGCGCCGCCATTGGCGATCGCGCCGGCAAGCAGCAGCGGCCCGTCGAACCATTCGCGGATTTCCTGGACGAGGGCAAAGGGCGAAAGCGTGCCGGCGTGACCGCCGGCACCGGCCGCGACGGCGATCAGCCCGTCCGCGCCCTTGCGAATGGCCGAGTGTGCATGCCGGTTGTTGATGACGTCGTGGAGCACGATGCCGCCGTAGGAATGCACCGCGGCATTCACCTCCGGCACGGCGCCGAGCGACGAGATGACAACAGGCACCTTGTATTTGACGCAGAGCCTGAGATCGTGCTCCAGCCGCTTGTTCGACATATGGACGATCTGGTTGACGGCAAACGGAGCCGCCGGCCGTTTAGGGTTTGCAGCGTTGTAGGCGGCCAGCTCCTCGGTGATCATGGCGAGCCATTCGTCGAGCTGGCTCTCCGGCCGTGCGTTCAGCGCCGGAAAGGCGCCAACGATCCCAGCCTTGCACTGCGCCAGCGTCAGCGCCGGATGCGAAATGATGAAAAGCGGGGAGGCGACGATCGGCAATCTGAGATTCTGGGTTAGGATCGGAGGCAGAGCCATGAGACACCGTGAGAATTGACGTTTACGAAAACGTCAATGTGATACCAGAGACTTTGGCAGAGGAAAAGCTCGCTCTATCGATTCCACAAATATCGGCTATTCTTGCAGGGACATAAGAGGTGTGCGGCAACCGTGCGTTATCCCCTGCCGATGCGATCCGGAGGCCCGGTGAGGCTTGCGATTTGCTGTGGCAGTGGTTACCGCATTTACGAACTGTTAGGGATAAGGCCCAGTCTCAGAGTAAAGGACCGGATGTGAGCGGATTAGAAACGGCTATCAGAACGGCGCTCAGCAATGCCGATCGCGACAATCCCGAAGTCCGTGCAAAAATCTATCAGTCCGCGCGTCAGGCGCTCGAAGCCGGTCTTCGCAAACAGGACATCACTGACGCGGAAGCGGTTGCCTATCACCGCCACAGGCTCGAAACGACGATTCATATGATCGAAGCGGAGGAGCGCGAGCGCCTTCATCCGCGCCAGGGACCGCCGGAAATTCCTGTTCCACCAGTCGTGGAAATGCCGAAGCCCGCTGCCCACGTGGCAGAGGAAGAGGTAGCGAACGTCTCGATCGGCGGCGAGACTCGCGAGCATTCCGTCACGGATCCGCGCTTCGACGACGAATCCAGCCTCGCCGGCGTGCATGCCGGTAGCGGTGACCATCTCGGCGTTGCGCCGGTTGCTGAGACGCCGGCTGCGGAACGAAAGCCGGCTCAGATGGACTTCCGGCCGGAGCGCGCGGCGGTTCGGCGCAAGCCGCGCAAGTTCTTCTCCCGGCTGCTCGTCGCCTGCGTGCTTCTTGCCTTCATCGGCATGGGCGCCTGGTGGGTATATTCATCGGGCTTGCTGATGACCGCTGCAGAACGAGATACAAGCGTTGCCAATCCGCCGGCGAGCACGCAACCGGAAGACTTCGACGGCGCCGACAGCGGCAGCGATAACGCTGCTGCGGGCGATAATGCGGCGCCCGTCGCGATCGACCCGCAGAATTCGTTCTCTGCCGATTGGATCGAGGTTTTCAAGCCGTCCGACGCCGACAAGATCAAAACCGGCGCACAATCTCAAACCCAAAATGTCGCGGAAAATGACGGCCCGGCTGTGCGCCTGATTTCGCAGAGCAATGGCAGTGACGGCAATGTCAGTATCAGCGTTCCGGCCGATGTGCTGCAGCAGCTGGCCGGCAAGTCCTCGACGATTGCGATCACGCTGCAATCGACGTCCGACGAACCGACGCAGATTACCGTGGAATGCGATTTCCAGTCGCTCGGCGACTGCGCCCGCCATCGCTTCTCCGTCACCCGGCAGAAGTCGGATGTGCTGCTCCAGGTCCGCTTCGATCGATCGCTGGCGCCGAACTCTGCGGGAAGCCTTATGATCAACAGCGACGTCGACGGCAAGGCGCGGGGCATCAACCTCTACGCCGTGCGAATCCTGCCTGCGCAATAGGCTATTTCAGGAAATGGGGACCTGCGCCGATGATTTTATCGTCGAGCTTGCCGATGGCGTCCTTCTCCTTGCCGTCGTAATCCATCGTCTTCAGCATGTGACGGATCAGGTTCAATCGAGCGCGACGCTTGTCGTTGGCATGAATGACCGTCCATGGCGCGAATTCCGTATGCGTCTCCTTCAGCATGCGGTCGCGTTTCTCGCTGTAGTCGCCCCATTTCGTCAGGGCCGCTATATCCATCGACGACAGTTTCCAGACCTTGAGAGGATCGTGGCGCCGATCATGGAAGCGCTTCAGTTGCATCTCGCGGCCGATATCGAGATAGAATTTGAAGAAGAAGATGCCCTCATGGGCGATGATCTTCTCGAGCTGAGGCGCCTGGTTCAGGAAATCTTCATATTGTTTCGGCGTACAGAAACCCATGACGGGCTCGACGCCGGCACGGTTGTACCAGGACCGGTCAAAGAGCACGAACTCGCCGGCAGTCGGGAATTGCGCAACGTAGCGCTGGAAATACCATTGCCCGGCTTCGCGTTCGGTGGGTTTCGTCAAGGCGACAACGCGGGCGAGGCGAGGATTCATATGAGCCGATGAGGCGGAAATCGCGCCACCCTTGCCCGCCGCATCTCGCCCCTCGAAAAGGGCCAACACCCGCCTGCCAGTGGCCTGCAGCCAGAACTGCACCTTGACCAGCTCGATCTGCAGCTTCTCCAGGTCCTCAAGGTATTCCTCTTCCTGGAGCTTTTTGTTGTAGGGGTAGTCGCCCGATTGCAAGGCAGCCTCGTCAACCCATTCCGGCAGCACGGGATCGTCGACGTCGAAGACACGTTTCTTTCCGCGGATGTCCAGTTCGACGGCTCTACGTTCGACATCATCGGCCATGGCTTCTCCCCCCACTGTGAGCTTCGAATGCAGGCGACCATATTTCTCGTTGAAAATCAAATGTCTTGCAGTTTGCGGAAATTCCTGTGCGTTCCCGTCACGGCTTTTCCGTCTGCCGGTTGCAGCCGAAAACTTCTGTCATGATTCACGGCTATCAGGCAGAGTTTGAAGATAGAAGTACGAGTCGAGATCGCGAGGGGC harbors:
- a CDS encoding NAD(P)H-dependent flavin oxidoreductase, whose product is MALPPILTQNLRLPIVASPLFIISHPALTLAQCKAGIVGAFPALNARPESQLDEWLAMITEELAAYNAANPKRPAAPFAVNQIVHMSNKRLEHDLRLCVKYKVPVVISSLGAVPEVNAAVHSYGGIVLHDVINNRHAHSAIRKGADGLIAVAAGAGGHAGTLSPFALVQEIREWFDGPLLLAGAIANGGAILAAQAMGADMAYIGTPFVATEEARASEAYKQAIVDGMANDIVYSNYFTGVHGNYLKPSVRAVGLDPDNLPVADPSKMDFEQAVGGAKAWKDIWGSGQGIAAIKAIEPVNTLVDRLEAEYAAARARLSL
- the ppk2 gene encoding polyphosphate kinase 2; the protein is MADDVERRAVELDIRGKKRVFDVDDPVLPEWVDEAALQSGDYPYNKKLQEEEYLEDLEKLQIELVKVQFWLQATGRRVLALFEGRDAAGKGGAISASSAHMNPRLARVVALTKPTEREAGQWYFQRYVAQFPTAGEFVLFDRSWYNRAGVEPVMGFCTPKQYEDFLNQAPQLEKIIAHEGIFFFKFYLDIGREMQLKRFHDRRHDPLKVWKLSSMDIAALTKWGDYSEKRDRMLKETHTEFAPWTVIHANDKRRARLNLIRHMLKTMDYDGKEKDAIGKLDDKIIGAGPHFLK